A window from Micromonospora profundi encodes these proteins:
- a CDS encoding permease prefix domain 1-containing protein has translation MPRAEDVLVEEHLQELASRLHGPARLKSDLLTEARHDLLDVVDAYRENGVPPTEAQRRAVAEFGSPAQLLPSWQAELAVAALRGLSLRMLAVAGVAVVAGDLTWHGSSWSAGGPPPFAYRLLAESVDWIWMSALLLAVAGLLVVAASARSTRPGVAVAQRAVGTGLTGVLVLGMLTGGALFGWSLGMWDAALTWPPMIIGLVLAGGAYFSLSRAARGWLRATVAR, from the coding sequence ATGCCACGCGCCGAGGACGTCCTGGTGGAGGAACACCTGCAAGAGTTGGCCTCCCGCCTGCACGGGCCGGCGCGGCTGAAGTCCGACCTGCTGACTGAGGCGCGGCACGATCTGCTGGACGTCGTCGACGCGTACCGCGAGAACGGGGTGCCGCCCACGGAGGCGCAGCGCCGGGCGGTGGCCGAGTTCGGCTCGCCGGCGCAGCTGTTGCCCTCCTGGCAGGCCGAGCTGGCGGTGGCCGCCCTGCGCGGGCTCTCCCTGCGGATGCTGGCCGTGGCCGGCGTGGCGGTGGTGGCCGGCGACCTGACCTGGCACGGGTCGAGTTGGAGTGCCGGCGGGCCTCCGCCGTTCGCCTACCGGCTGCTGGCCGAGTCCGTCGACTGGATCTGGATGAGCGCGCTGCTGCTCGCGGTGGCGGGCCTGCTGGTGGTGGCGGCGAGTGCCCGGTCGACCCGGCCGGGCGTGGCGGTCGCGCAACGTGCGGTGGGCACCGGTCTGACGGGCGTGCTGGTGCTCGGCATGCTTACCGGTGGGGCGCTCTTCGGCTGGTCGCTCGGTATGTGGGACGCGGCGCTTACCTGGCCGCCGATGATCATCGGCCTGGTGCTGGCCGGCGGGGCGTACTTCTCGCTGAGCCGCGCGGCACGCGGCTGGCTGCGGGCCACCGTCGCCCGCTGA
- the cydC gene encoding thiol reductant ABC exporter subunit CydC, which produces MSTAPAPPASGTTDGGDALPAGRVAAERAVLRLARPYLGRLVGAGLLAAATEFAGLALMATATWLLMSAAGQPPLDRLTVAIVAVRALAISRGVFRYTERLAGHDAVLRMITDVRTRVFATLAARRTTGQRSGDILSRLVSDVEAVQDLLLRVLVPASAAALVGVLAVGGAALISPPAAAVLAVGLLVAGVALPALATAVTRRSAAEVAPLRGALATDAVDLTHGAADLAAFGATDTALRAAEDRAGRLARLERRLAATGFAVDAVGVLVAGSTAAAVVLVALAADVRGVLVGVLAVGSLAAVEVALALVSAARQWTQLRPGLARVATLLDAEKPTSRPVDALTADAEGGAAPDVPHELRFTDLTVRYRAGAAPALDRLNLDLPAGRRIAVVGPSGAGKSTLAAVLTGAVHPTAGRVTLAGRDLSTYAEEELPRTVGGLLAEAYVFHATVRENLLLGRAAASDDELAAATAAAGLLDWVRAQPAGWDTLVGEEGGQLSGGQRQRLALARALLAAPPVLVLDEPTEGLDPVAADAVLASALAATPVGHSVLLISHRLSGLTELDEIVVLDGGRVIQRGRHAELVAAPGWYRDQWLLQAAAERGYLALAP; this is translated from the coding sequence ATGAGCACGGCACCGGCGCCACCGGCGAGCGGCACGACCGACGGCGGCGACGCGCTCCCCGCCGGGCGGGTGGCCGCCGAGCGGGCGGTGCTGAGGCTCGCCCGCCCGTACCTGGGCCGGCTGGTCGGTGCGGGACTGCTCGCCGCCGCCACCGAGTTCGCCGGGCTCGCCCTGATGGCCACGGCCACCTGGCTGTTGATGAGCGCCGCCGGTCAGCCTCCGCTGGACCGGCTGACCGTGGCGATCGTCGCCGTACGTGCGCTGGCCATCAGTCGGGGCGTGTTCCGCTACACCGAGCGGCTCGCCGGGCACGACGCGGTGCTCCGCATGATCACCGACGTGCGGACCCGGGTGTTCGCCACCCTCGCCGCCCGCCGCACCACCGGGCAGCGCTCCGGGGACATCCTCAGTCGACTGGTCTCCGACGTCGAGGCGGTCCAGGACCTGCTGCTGCGGGTGCTGGTGCCGGCCTCGGCGGCGGCCCTGGTGGGCGTACTGGCGGTGGGTGGGGCGGCGCTGATCTCGCCCCCGGCCGCCGCCGTGCTCGCCGTCGGCCTGCTCGTCGCCGGGGTGGCGCTGCCGGCGCTGGCCACAGCTGTCACCCGGCGCAGCGCGGCAGAGGTCGCCCCGCTGCGGGGCGCGCTCGCCACCGACGCCGTCGACCTCACCCACGGCGCCGCCGACCTGGCCGCGTTCGGTGCGACCGACACCGCGCTGCGCGCCGCCGAGGACCGTGCCGGCCGGCTCGCCCGGCTGGAACGCCGGCTGGCCGCCACCGGGTTCGCGGTCGACGCGGTCGGGGTGCTTGTCGCCGGCTCGACAGCCGCCGCCGTGGTGCTCGTCGCGCTGGCCGCCGACGTGCGCGGGGTGCTGGTCGGCGTGCTGGCCGTCGGCTCGCTGGCCGCCGTCGAGGTGGCTCTGGCACTGGTCTCGGCCGCCCGACAGTGGACCCAACTGCGGCCCGGCCTGGCCCGGGTGGCCACCCTGCTCGACGCCGAAAAGCCGACCTCCCGACCCGTCGACGCCCTGACGGCTGACGCGGAAGGTGGTGCGGCTCCTGACGTTCCGCACGAGTTGCGCTTCACCGACCTGACCGTTCGGTACCGGGCCGGTGCCGCACCCGCACTGGACCGGCTGAACCTGGACCTGCCGGCCGGCCGGCGGATCGCTGTCGTCGGCCCGAGCGGCGCCGGCAAGAGCACCCTGGCCGCCGTACTGACCGGCGCGGTCCACCCCACCGCCGGCCGGGTCACACTGGCCGGGCGCGACCTGTCCACGTACGCCGAGGAGGAGCTTCCCCGCACTGTCGGTGGGCTGCTCGCCGAGGCGTACGTCTTCCACGCCACGGTGCGGGAGAACCTGCTGCTCGGCCGGGCCGCCGCGAGCGACGACGAACTGGCCGCCGCGACCGCCGCCGCTGGCCTGCTCGACTGGGTACGCGCCCAGCCTGCCGGCTGGGACACCCTTGTCGGCGAGGAGGGTGGTCAACTCTCCGGCGGCCAGCGGCAACGGCTCGCGCTGGCCCGGGCCCTGCTGGCCGCGCCGCCGGTGCTGGTGCTCGACGAGCCCACCGAAGGGCTGGACCCGGTCGCCGCGGACGCGGTGCTCGCCTCCGCACTCGCCGCCACCCCCGTCGGGCACTCGGTGCTGCTGATCAGTCACCGGCTCAGCGGGCTGACCGAGTTGGACGAGATCGTCGTCCTGGACGGTGGCCGGGTGATCCAACGCGGCCGGCACGCCGAGCTGGTCGCCGCGCCCGGCTGGTACCGGGACCAGTGGCTGCTCCAGGCGGCGGCCGAGCGCGGGTACCTGGCGCTCGCCCCCTGA
- a CDS encoding roadblock/LC7 domain-containing protein, producing the protein MTTTQDLGWLLANFADRVPGVAHAVAVSADGLLLASSRDLPRDRADQLAAIASGLVSLTQGAARCFEGGAVLQTVVEMDNGFLFLMSISDGSSFAVLAARSSDVGQVGYEMALLVDRVGDALTPQPRAAAGMLG; encoded by the coding sequence ATGACAACTACGCAGGATCTTGGTTGGCTGCTTGCCAACTTCGCCGACCGGGTGCCCGGTGTCGCGCATGCGGTCGCCGTCTCGGCGGATGGCCTGCTTCTCGCGTCGTCACGGGATTTGCCGCGGGACCGGGCCGACCAGCTCGCCGCGATCGCATCCGGTCTGGTCAGCCTCACCCAGGGAGCAGCCCGCTGCTTCGAGGGCGGGGCCGTACTCCAGACCGTTGTGGAGATGGACAACGGCTTCCTGTTCCTGATGTCCATCTCGGACGGTTCGTCCTTTGCGGTGTTGGCCGCCCGCAGCTCCGACGTGGGGCAGGTCGGCTACGAGATGGCGCTACTGGTCGACCGGGTGGGCGACGCCCTGACCCCGCAGCCGCGTGCGGCCGCGGGCATGCTGGGCTGA
- a CDS encoding GTP-binding protein — MSHRPPNPSGRVTSAKIVIAGGFGVGKTTLVGSVSEITPLTTEAIMTSAGVGVDDTRQVPGKTTTTVAMDFGRISIDRDLILYLFGTPGQTRFWFMWDELVRGAIGAVVLVDTRRLADCFAAIDFFEHRRLPYLVAINCFDGMQYHDPQDVRDALAISSDVPVVACDARNRESTKHVLISLVEYVLTMRRTRAVAPA; from the coding sequence ATGTCGCACCGCCCGCCGAACCCGAGCGGGCGCGTGACGTCGGCGAAGATCGTTATTGCCGGTGGGTTCGGCGTCGGTAAGACGACGCTGGTCGGCTCGGTCTCGGAGATCACGCCGCTGACCACTGAGGCCATCATGACCTCCGCTGGCGTGGGCGTCGACGACACCCGGCAGGTGCCGGGCAAGACGACGACCACGGTGGCAATGGACTTCGGCCGGATCTCGATCGACCGTGACCTGATCCTGTACCTGTTCGGTACGCCGGGTCAGACCCGATTCTGGTTCATGTGGGATGAACTGGTCCGGGGCGCGATCGGCGCGGTCGTGCTGGTGGATACCCGCCGGCTGGCCGACTGCTTCGCGGCGATCGACTTCTTCGAGCACCGGCGGCTGCCGTACCTGGTGGCCATCAACTGCTTCGACGGGATGCAGTACCACGACCCGCAGGATGTCCGGGACGCCTTGGCGATCTCGAGCGACGTGCCGGTGGTGGCCTGCGACGCCCGTAACCGGGAGTCGACGAAGCACGTGCTGATCTCGCTTGTCGAGTACGTGCTCACCATGCGCCGTACGCGCGCCGTCGCTCCGGCCTGA
- a CDS encoding sensor histidine kinase, whose product MSKRPKTAGSFLSRLGRPASRLRDMPIWSKLGLIMIVPTIATVVVGTSGLVDHLETLNNADRAGDLASLSSYSGALVDTLQDERTTAVLLLQATGTQPKAQYQEAYNRVNTRVDQTTGPYRQQRGQLEDLPGSLDGLLSGIDQSLKDLPGVRSQVFNGKLKLAEAVQAYEGLINDLLSIRDSATQLAGNNDLSDRMRAVAAVAREKEFLAVRRVVVHRALGVQGGQRLTPALRTDYIASGTGQQQALQSFKAVASPDEAKFHDQTVAGGDRREAQNYIGWIDGNTTGDMRGAPFGPDQWDSAMTANAKLIRNVESQLDRDVVTKANDLRADVQRQVFLETGLLLSMLLLAILFAYLVARSMARSLRELRQGALSVAQYGLPQAVARLRDPQVVGQLSPVQLANQIAEPLPVRSKDEFGQVTEAFNAVHLEAVRTAAEQATLRASVATMFVNLARRSQILVDRLIGHLDRLERGEEDPDRLAELFQLDHLATRMRRNDENLLVLAGADSTRVQREPAALIDVLRAAQSEVEHYTRIEFGVIDRDIEVAAHAVNDLVHLVAELFDNATAFSPPDSQVMVEARRVGDRASLYVEDRGIGISREQLNDLNERLATPPQVDVAVSRMMGLVVVARLASRHGVRVELRPGNDRGTVAEVTLPTSVLVPRALSGRPQQPPALPAAGQQYGGPPPGLGALPALGNGPRPGESGNQVTLGGRPFEPASRNGAGTPANAGAYGSMPAWSDLTGASASNSVNGGDGFTPRSANGQQIDPLPQRRAGDEPTTTGQQPGIPRQLPSSPEARPYSAPPVSAQPYSSSPVSSSPASGQPYSGHPYSGAPYGSPPVSAAPASGQPYGGPPVSASPVSASPASGQPYSGQPYSTPPASGQPYSAPPASGQPYSGQPYSAPPASSQSFSGFTPRSAPPAPASNTPAPPAWPPVPGAERDAQTPPVPERLAAALDMTTELPRMPRAEQQAAAAQPQASPAPVTPAPAQNRPVPQQPQAQNRQRYADETMELPIFRELESAWFRTRRPGSEEAAEVAKPAANGGDATQQFATVEAKARTVHKTSPGTTGNTPMADTPSTGGAPRDNGSTANGGARPGLAESLPNRRPQPQTNGWQTAADDGWRAASAAASAVPVNETTTTGLPKRKPMAQLVPGAVEKPATSVQRRSPEAVRGLLSAYHRGVQRGRSTSDNPTSPEATPGGQQSSQSGSGSAAGSGQKEQEG is encoded by the coding sequence GTGAGCAAACGGCCAAAGACGGCGGGCTCCTTCCTGTCGCGGCTAGGCCGGCCGGCCAGCCGGCTCCGGGACATGCCGATCTGGTCCAAGCTCGGTCTCATCATGATCGTGCCGACCATCGCCACGGTCGTGGTGGGCACCAGTGGTCTCGTCGACCACCTGGAGACGCTCAACAACGCCGACCGAGCCGGCGACCTGGCCAGTCTGTCGAGCTACTCCGGTGCTCTGGTCGACACACTGCAGGACGAGCGGACCACCGCCGTGCTGCTGTTGCAGGCGACCGGCACGCAGCCGAAGGCGCAGTACCAGGAGGCGTACAACCGGGTGAACACCCGGGTCGACCAGACGACCGGCCCCTACCGCCAGCAGCGTGGCCAGCTTGAGGACCTGCCGGGCAGCCTCGACGGCCTGCTCAGCGGCATCGACCAGAGCCTGAAGGACCTGCCGGGTGTCCGCAGCCAGGTCTTCAACGGCAAACTCAAGCTCGCCGAGGCCGTCCAGGCGTACGAGGGTCTGATCAACGACCTGCTCTCCATCCGTGACTCGGCCACCCAGCTCGCCGGAAACAACGACCTGAGCGACCGGATGCGGGCCGTCGCGGCCGTCGCCCGGGAGAAGGAATTCCTCGCCGTCCGCCGGGTCGTCGTGCACCGCGCACTGGGCGTCCAGGGCGGGCAACGGTTGACCCCGGCCCTGCGCACCGACTACATCGCCAGCGGCACCGGCCAGCAGCAGGCGCTGCAGAGCTTCAAGGCTGTCGCCAGCCCCGACGAGGCCAAGTTCCACGACCAGACCGTCGCCGGCGGTGACCGCCGCGAGGCGCAGAACTACATCGGCTGGATCGACGGCAACACCACAGGCGACATGCGCGGGGCGCCGTTCGGCCCGGACCAGTGGGACTCGGCCATGACGGCCAACGCCAAGCTGATCCGCAACGTCGAGTCGCAACTCGACCGCGACGTGGTCACGAAGGCCAACGACCTGCGCGCGGACGTCCAGCGCCAGGTCTTCCTGGAGACCGGCCTGCTGCTCAGCATGCTGCTGCTGGCCATCCTCTTCGCGTACCTCGTCGCCCGCTCGATGGCCCGATCTCTGCGTGAGCTGCGCCAGGGTGCCCTCTCGGTCGCCCAGTACGGTCTGCCGCAGGCGGTGGCCCGACTCCGTGACCCGCAGGTCGTAGGCCAGCTCTCCCCGGTGCAGTTGGCCAACCAGATCGCCGAGCCGCTGCCGGTCCGCAGCAAGGACGAGTTCGGCCAGGTGACCGAGGCGTTCAACGCCGTCCACCTGGAAGCCGTCCGGACGGCCGCCGAGCAGGCGACCCTGCGCGCCTCTGTCGCGACGATGTTCGTCAACCTGGCCCGCCGCTCGCAGATCCTTGTCGACCGCCTCATCGGTCACCTCGACCGGTTGGAACGCGGCGAGGAAGACCCGGACCGGCTGGCCGAGCTGTTCCAGCTCGACCACCTGGCCACCCGGATGCGCCGTAACGACGAGAACCTGCTCGTGCTCGCCGGCGCCGACTCCACACGCGTACAGCGCGAGCCCGCCGCGCTCATCGACGTGCTGCGCGCCGCCCAGTCCGAGGTCGAGCACTACACCCGGATCGAGTTCGGCGTCATCGACCGCGACATCGAGGTCGCCGCACACGCGGTGAACGACCTCGTGCACCTCGTGGCCGAACTGTTCGACAACGCCACAGCGTTCTCCCCGCCGGACTCGCAGGTGATGGTCGAGGCCCGCCGGGTCGGCGACCGCGCCTCGCTCTACGTCGAGGACCGCGGCATCGGCATCAGCCGCGAGCAGTTGAACGACCTCAACGAGCGGCTCGCAACGCCCCCGCAGGTGGACGTCGCCGTGTCCCGGATGATGGGCCTGGTCGTGGTCGCCCGGCTGGCATCGCGGCACGGGGTCCGCGTCGAGCTGCGCCCCGGCAACGATCGCGGCACGGTCGCCGAGGTGACCCTGCCGACCTCCGTGCTGGTGCCCCGGGCGCTGTCCGGCCGGCCGCAGCAGCCGCCGGCCCTGCCCGCTGCCGGCCAGCAGTACGGTGGGCCCCCGCCCGGTCTCGGCGCCCTGCCCGCGCTGGGCAACGGCCCCCGCCCCGGAGAGTCCGGCAACCAGGTCACCCTGGGCGGCCGACCGTTCGAGCCGGCCTCGCGCAACGGCGCCGGCACGCCCGCCAACGCCGGCGCGTACGGGTCGATGCCGGCCTGGTCCGACCTGACCGGTGCCAGCGCGTCGAACAGCGTCAACGGCGGCGACGGGTTCACGCCCCGGTCGGCAAACGGCCAGCAGATCGACCCGCTGCCGCAGCGCCGCGCCGGTGACGAGCCCACGACCACCGGCCAGCAGCCGGGGATTCCGCGGCAGTTGCCCAGCAGCCCGGAAGCGCGCCCGTACTCCGCGCCGCCGGTCTCCGCTCAGCCGTACTCCTCCTCGCCGGTCTCTTCCTCGCCGGCCTCCGGCCAGCCGTACTCCGGGCACCCCTACTCGGGTGCGCCGTACGGCAGCCCGCCGGTGTCCGCCGCGCCGGCCTCCGGCCAGCCCTACGGTGGCCCGCCGGTGTCCGCGTCGCCGGTCTCGGCGTCGCCCGCCTCGGGGCAGCCGTACTCCGGTCAGCCGTATTCGACGCCGCCGGCCTCCGGCCAGCCGTACTCGGCGCCGCCCGCCTCGGGGCAGCCGTACTCCGGTCAGCCGTACTCGGCGCCCCCGGCCTCCAGCCAGTCGTTCAGCGGCTTCACGCCCCGGTCCGCTCCGCCCGCACCCGCCTCCAACACCCCCGCGCCTCCGGCCTGGCCGCCGGTTCCCGGCGCGGAGCGGGACGCGCAGACCCCGCCGGTGCCCGAGCGGCTCGCCGCCGCCCTGGACATGACGACGGAACTGCCGCGGATGCCGCGCGCCGAGCAGCAGGCCGCTGCCGCCCAGCCGCAGGCATCGCCGGCCCCGGTCACGCCCGCGCCGGCCCAGAACCGTCCGGTACCCCAGCAGCCGCAGGCCCAGAACAGGCAGCGGTACGCGGACGAGACCATGGAGCTGCCGATCTTCCGGGAGCTCGAGTCGGCCTGGTTCCGTACCCGCCGTCCGGGTTCCGAGGAGGCGGCAGAGGTGGCCAAGCCGGCGGCGAACGGCGGCGACGCGACCCAGCAGTTCGCAACGGTCGAGGCCAAGGCTCGGACAGTCCACAAGACATCACCCGGGACGACAGGTAACACACCGATGGCAGACACTCCGAGCACCGGAGGAGCGCCGCGGGACAACGGGTCGACAGCGAACGGGGGCGCACGCCCCGGTCTCGCCGAGAGCCTGCCGAACCGCCGGCCCCAGCCGCAGACAAACGGCTGGCAGACCGCCGCCGACGACGGCTGGCGTGCCGCCTCGGCAGCGGCCAGCGCGGTCCCGGTGAACGAGACCACCACGACCGGTCTGCCGAAGCGCAAGCCGATGGCACAGTTGGTGCCGGGCGCGGTGGAGAAGCCCGCCACCTCGGTCCAGCGGCGTTCCCCGGAGGCGGTCCGTGGCCTGCTCTCCGCCTACCACCGGGGCGTGCAGCGAGGGCGTAGCACCTCGGACAACCCGACCAGCCCGGAGGCGACTCCGGGAGGGCAGCAATCCTCGCAGTCTGGCTCAGGCTCAGCGGCCGGGAGCGGGCAGAAGGAGCAAGAAGGATGA
- a CDS encoding PadR family transcriptional regulator translates to MKAQSLHGHLDALLLAVLEQGALHGYAIIESLRARSDGSLDLPTGTIYPALRRLERAGHVASTWSTVNGRERRTYQLTDSGRRALAGERAGWQEFRVTVGRFLDPGAAPTTPA, encoded by the coding sequence ATGAAGGCCCAGTCGCTGCACGGCCATCTCGACGCGCTTCTCCTCGCCGTTCTCGAACAGGGCGCTCTGCACGGCTACGCGATCATCGAGTCGCTGCGCGCCCGCAGTGACGGCAGCCTCGACCTGCCCACCGGCACCATCTATCCGGCGCTGCGCCGCCTGGAGCGCGCCGGGCACGTGGCGAGCACCTGGAGCACCGTCAACGGGCGGGAGCGGCGCACGTACCAGCTCACCGACTCCGGCCGCCGGGCACTGGCAGGTGAGCGTGCCGGGTGGCAGGAGTTCCGCGTGACGGTCGGGCGGTTCCTCGACCCCGGCGCCGCCCCCACCACTCCGGCCTGA
- a CDS encoding DUF742 domain-containing protein yields the protein MADRDEPTGALVRPYAVTRGRTRPRLDIALEALVETTVRGRTAAHGNGGQGREHQYIAALCDGRVQSLAEIAARMQLPLGVARVLIADMATDGLVAVHEPTILDDSDDAVGTELLERVLSGLRRL from the coding sequence ATGGCCGATCGTGACGAACCGACCGGAGCGTTGGTCCGTCCATACGCCGTGACCCGTGGTCGTACCCGCCCCCGGCTTGATATCGCGCTGGAGGCGCTCGTCGAAACGACGGTGCGTGGTCGGACCGCTGCCCATGGCAACGGCGGTCAGGGCCGCGAACACCAGTACATCGCCGCGCTGTGTGACGGACGCGTGCAGTCGCTCGCTGAGATCGCGGCGCGGATGCAGCTCCCGCTTGGTGTGGCCCGGGTGCTCATCGCCGACATGGCGACGGACGGCCTGGTCGCGGTCCACGAGCCGACCATCCTGGACGACTCCGACGACGCGGTGGGCACTGAACTGCTGGAGAGGGTGCTGAGTGGACTTCGCAGGCTCTGA
- a CDS encoding transposase — MSREEDDALALVRVYCGLASADSADRPAPARSTLTSAVVDDAGRLLHVSEIGDDAAGYAQLVALLVERSGGPSGAAIAADSDDNTVTSLLSAAGRPLAIADDDLVDDFAERFADDDSLEEMQSPPAERRAVGLARALQAGALSAVTLPAPRDLAGYKQVLAAHAALASGRHSAAVALREVLRELYPAALRAYPDPAEPVSLAVLDALPEPGMLGGTVARGREVSVAADAIAAHLASDGVADAEEINEAVTALRVAISETPRRATVNRALTSAVAETVRQAVASVRACDAGCEALVSALSSRVRTPAPTPGRRAAARHDDSANELPGLTNTGTGLRAVRPTPTPQPAPVVGRRSRPEPAPGSPPLASPRPLGPPPVAPAPVTPPPVAPAPIAPAAMAGPPVSAPPGRAEPTPSRIDGPTNRPVSAPPPPPPGITPIAPAQRGTVPPAEAGEPFRPTLTTAAINNARAERQRTVIPPRPKTNGERPSHQRPIEEPHTGGFSATDLSIPVPAPRPGQEQQAPPGSRANWPLVNNPEDPADSSPNNPAAYSYGGGRGIESPTDPGRADGRVTPPWLADDLPQEPPMLRLVEPPPLADRALREGLNPSTDPRLETPPLRLVDREQAARNDRPSPRADRAPEHRPAPPVEHRPPPVADEGDGDLLIFAQAKSAWFVGHAEESDLDWSTTADTGWQAAEQAARPSVGAETNAGLPKRVPQANLVPGSPLREERPLRIVRDAASLAENTTGYFRGWRRGQEIGGFAVGGRPGREAAGGWDFSRDHGDRDDDHEYEYRSAGYQS, encoded by the coding sequence CTGTCCCGGGAGGAGGACGACGCCTTGGCGCTCGTGCGCGTGTACTGCGGTCTGGCCTCGGCGGATTCGGCTGACCGACCGGCCCCGGCCAGGTCGACGCTGACGTCCGCGGTGGTCGATGACGCAGGCCGTCTGCTGCATGTCAGCGAGATCGGTGACGACGCGGCTGGCTACGCCCAGCTCGTCGCGCTGCTCGTGGAGCGGTCGGGCGGGCCGAGCGGTGCGGCTATCGCCGCCGACAGCGATGACAACACTGTCACTTCGCTGTTGAGCGCGGCGGGTCGTCCCCTGGCGATCGCGGACGACGACCTGGTGGACGACTTCGCCGAGCGCTTCGCCGACGACGACTCGCTTGAGGAGATGCAGTCACCGCCGGCCGAGCGTCGTGCCGTCGGCCTGGCCCGCGCGTTGCAGGCTGGCGCACTCTCCGCCGTCACACTGCCGGCACCCCGGGACCTCGCCGGCTACAAGCAGGTGCTCGCCGCGCACGCCGCTCTGGCCAGCGGCCGGCACTCCGCCGCCGTGGCGCTGCGTGAGGTGCTGCGGGAGCTCTACCCGGCCGCGCTGCGGGCTTACCCGGACCCGGCCGAGCCGGTCTCACTGGCGGTGCTGGACGCGCTGCCCGAGCCGGGCATGCTCGGCGGCACCGTCGCCCGCGGCCGCGAGGTGTCCGTCGCCGCGGACGCCATCGCCGCGCACCTCGCATCGGACGGGGTGGCCGACGCCGAAGAGATCAACGAGGCGGTCACCGCGCTGCGGGTCGCCATCTCGGAGACGCCGCGACGCGCCACCGTCAACCGGGCACTCACCTCCGCCGTGGCCGAGACGGTCCGGCAGGCCGTCGCCTCCGTACGGGCCTGTGATGCCGGCTGCGAGGCGCTGGTGAGCGCCCTCAGCTCACGGGTGCGGACGCCCGCCCCGACGCCGGGCCGCCGGGCCGCCGCCCGCCATGACGACTCTGCTAACGAGTTGCCCGGCCTGACCAACACGGGCACCGGCCTGCGTGCCGTCCGACCGACCCCGACACCCCAGCCGGCGCCTGTCGTCGGCCGGCGCAGCCGTCCCGAGCCGGCCCCGGGCAGCCCCCCGCTCGCGTCGCCGCGCCCACTCGGGCCGCCGCCGGTCGCCCCTGCTCCGGTCACGCCGCCTCCTGTCGCACCCGCGCCCATCGCCCCGGCTGCGATGGCCGGCCCGCCGGTTTCGGCACCTCCCGGGCGGGCCGAGCCGACCCCGAGCCGGATCGACGGCCCGACCAACCGCCCGGTCTCCGCGCCACCGCCTCCGCCGCCCGGGATCACCCCGATCGCTCCAGCGCAGCGCGGCACCGTGCCGCCGGCCGAGGCGGGCGAGCCGTTCCGGCCGACCCTCACCACCGCCGCGATCAACAACGCGCGGGCCGAACGGCAGCGCACTGTCATCCCGCCGCGTCCCAAGACCAACGGCGAGCGACCGAGCCACCAGCGGCCCATCGAGGAGCCGCACACCGGCGGGTTCAGCGCCACCGACCTCAGCATCCCGGTGCCCGCCCCCCGGCCGGGCCAGGAGCAGCAGGCGCCTCCGGGCTCCCGGGCGAACTGGCCTCTGGTCAACAACCCGGAGGACCCGGCCGACAGCTCGCCGAACAACCCGGCCGCCTACTCGTACGGTGGCGGGCGGGGCATCGAATCCCCGACCGATCCGGGTCGGGCCGACGGTCGGGTCACCCCGCCGTGGCTGGCTGACGACCTGCCGCAGGAGCCGCCCATGCTGCGGCTTGTCGAGCCGCCGCCGCTGGCTGACCGGGCGCTGCGGGAAGGGCTCAACCCGTCGACCGACCCGCGCCTGGAGACGCCGCCGCTGCGGCTCGTCGACCGGGAGCAGGCCGCCCGCAACGACCGCCCCTCACCGCGTGCCGACCGTGCCCCCGAGCACCGCCCGGCGCCCCCTGTCGAGCATCGGCCACCGCCGGTCGCTGACGAGGGTGACGGCGACCTGCTGATCTTCGCGCAGGCCAAGTCCGCCTGGTTCGTCGGGCACGCCGAGGAGTCCGATCTGGACTGGTCGACCACCGCAGACACGGGCTGGCAGGCCGCCGAGCAGGCCGCCCGGCCGTCGGTTGGCGCCGAGACCAACGCCGGGCTGCCGAAGCGGGTGCCGCAGGCCAACCTCGTCCCTGGTTCCCCGCTGCGCGAGGAGCGTCCACTGCGGATAGTGCGCGACGCCGCCAGCCTCGCAGAAAACACCACAGGCTACTTCCGCGGCTGGCGTCGCGGGCAGGAGATCGGCGGGTTCGCGGTGGGTGGCCGACCGGGTCGCGAGGCCGCCGGCGGCTGGGACTTCAGCCGCGATCACGGTGACCGCGACGACGACCACGAGTACGAGTACCGCTCCGCGGGCTACCAGTCCTGA